A genomic window from Purpureocillium takamizusanense chromosome 2, complete sequence includes:
- a CDS encoding uncharacterized protein (COG:S~EggNog:ENOG503P20K~TransMembrane:7 (o43-63i70-88o100-129i141-160o180-203i223-241o261-280i)), which yields MTSPSPSPRTTTPANVVVFGPGANCTLAICPVELSTYKYRPSLGANAVLLALFFVAMNIHVYLGLRWRTWWFMVFMMVGCGAEIIGYVGRILLYTNPFSYAGFLIQVIFITGGPAFYSAAIYILLSVTIEHLASDLSRIKPVFFYWMFIAADLVCIALQASGGALSTVSLGASQTGVKVALAGLALQVVVLFIFCLSFADYMIRYFLSSGSAGKRPITARMRVFFGFLSLAVLCILGRCSYRCYELSQGYRDSDVITNEGLFIGLEGVLIVVSVFALIVAHPGRVFGCQDQVALESTGRCAEDMSEK from the exons ATGACGTccccatcgccgtcgccacggacgaccacgcccgccaacgtcgtcgtTTTCGGCCCCGGCGCAAACTGCACCCTCGCCATCTGCCCCGTCGAGCTCAGCACCTACAAGTATCGACCCTCGCTGGGGGCCAACGCCGTCCTCCTGGCCCTGTTCTTCGTCGCAATGAACATCCATGTCTATCTTGGCTTGCGCTGGCGCACCTGGTGGTTCATGGTCTTTATGATGGTCGGGTGCGGCGCCGAGATTATCGGATACGTTGGACGCATCCTCCTGTATACGAATCCGTTCTCGTACGCCGGGTTCCTCATCCAGGTGATATTCATCACCGGCGGGCCAGCATTTTACTCGGCCGCTATATATATTCTGCTCTCTGTGAC CATCGAGCACCTTGCTTCCGACCTGTCGCGCATCaagcccgtcttcttctACTGGATGTTCATCGCGGCCGACCTCGTCTGCATCGCCCTCCAggcctcgggcggcgccctctcCACTGTcagcctcggcgccagcCAGACGGGTGTCAAagtggccctcgccggcctggccttgcAGGTCGTCGTACTCTTCATCTTTTGCCTCTCCTTCGCTGACTATATGATTCGCTACTTTCTTAGTAGCGGCTCTGCCGGCAAGAGGCCCATCACCGCCAGGATGCGCGTATTCTTCGGCTTTCTCTCCCTGGCCGTTCTTTGTATCCTAGGGCGGTGCTCTTACAGGTGCTACGAGCTGAGCCAGGGGTACCGCGATTCCGACGTCATCACTAACGAGGGCCTATTTATTGGCCTAGAGGGAGT GCTCATTGTCGTCTCCGTGTTTGCGCTTATCGTTGCGCACCCTGGCCGAGTCTTTGGCTGCCAAGATCAGGTTGCCTTGGAAAGCACCGGCCGTTGCGCAGAGGATATGTCAGAAAAATAG
- a CDS encoding uncharacterized protein (COG:S~EggNog:ENOG503P20K~TransMembrane:6 (i43-63o69-88i100-123o143-167i179-203o223-241i)), whose translation MTSPSPSPRTTTPANVVVFGPGANCTLAICPVELSTYKYRPSLGANAVLLALFFVAMNIHVYLGLRWRTWWFMVFMMVGCGAEIIGYVGRILLYTNPFSYAGFLIQVIFITGGPAFYSAAIYILLSVTIEHLASDLSRIKPVFFYWMFIAADLVCIALQASGGALSTVSLGASQTGVKVALAGLALQVVVLFIFCLSFADYMIRYFLSSGSAGKRPITARMRVFFGFLSLAVLCILGRCSYRCYELSQGYRDSDVITNEGLFIGLEGVYV comes from the exons ATGACGTccccatcgccgtcgccacggacgaccacgcccgccaacgtcgtcgtTTTCGGCCCCGGCGCAAACTGCACCCTCGCCATCTGCCCCGTCGAGCTCAGCACCTACAAGTATCGACCCTCGCTGGGGGCCAACGCCGTCCTCCTGGCCCTGTTCTTCGTCGCAATGAACATCCATGTCTATCTTGGCTTGCGCTGGCGCACCTGGTGGTTCATGGTCTTTATGATGGTCGGGTGCGGCGCCGAGATTATCGGATACGTTGGACGCATCCTCCTGTATACGAATCCGTTCTCGTACGCCGGGTTCCTCATCCAGGTGATATTCATCACCGGCGGGCCAGCATTTTACTCGGCCGCTATATATATTCTGCTCTCTGTGAC CATCGAGCACCTTGCTTCCGACCTGTCGCGCATCaagcccgtcttcttctACTGGATGTTCATCGCGGCCGACCTCGTCTGCATCGCCCTCCAggcctcgggcggcgccctctcCACTGTcagcctcggcgccagcCAGACGGGTGTCAAagtggccctcgccggcctggccttgcAGGTCGTCGTACTCTTCATCTTTTGCCTCTCCTTCGCTGACTATATGATTCGCTACTTTCTTAGTAGCGGCTCTGCCGGCAAGAGGCCCATCACCGCCAGGATGCGCGTATTCTTCGGCTTTCTCTCCCTGGCCGTTCTTTGTATCCTAGGGCGGTGCTCTTACAGGTGCTACGAGCTGAGCCAGGGGTACCGCGATTCCGACGTCATCACTAACGAGGGCCTATTTATTGGCCTAGAGGGAGTGTATGTGTGA
- a CDS encoding uncharacterized protein (COG:S~EggNog:ENOG5024RIQ), with protein MTLDQDSLARLARDIPHNGDLNYVTRMRIRHEVAEQDLEALLRLERICADRAYAAWRSKFAHDDEPMQLLSEALRDPHNSSLPVALDSLYTKLDDALEPENFLAVYAGFACLNTAYHAIAREMYDQDSENGEIDIDPQHWSPCFLASLVAAGGAPWEPNTDPVARREFWQWYLLNAVPSACLQ; from the coding sequence ATGACATTGGATCAGGATTCCCTAGCCCGCTTAGCTAGGGATATTCCGCACAACGGCGATTTGAACTATGTCACTAGGATGCGGATACGCCATGAGGTTGCGGAGCAGGATCTCGAAGCACTGCTCCGGTTGGAACGAATCTGCGCCGACCGTGCCTATGCGGCTTGGCGATCGAAATTTGCACACGATGACGAACCGATGCAGCTTTTATCAGAAGCGTTGAGGGATCCACACAACTCAAGTCTGCCAGTCGCTCTTGACTCTTTATACACCAAGCTGGATGACGCGTTGGAACCGGAAAACTTCCTGGCAGTCTATGCCGGATTTGCTTGTTTAAACACCGCCTACCACGCTATTGCTCGCGAGATGTACGACCAAGACTCAGAAAACGGCGAAATTGACATCGATCCGCAACATTGGTCACCGTGCTTCCTTGCCTCGCTCGttgcggcaggcggcgcccccTGGGAGCCGAATACAGACCCCGTGGCTCGCCGCGAGTTTTGGCAATGGTACCTGCTGAACGCTGTTCCGTCTGCATGCCTACAGTGA
- a CDS encoding uncharacterized protein (EggNog:ENOG503PIE6) produces the protein MAAATTPTRRTAYIRTIIDHPVPYNDTDWCNLRTWLRFWVGQDAGAIFGTLPKTTTTTSGLRTATTVVDIRHHYVLAYRIASDAFVLDWLIACSVKGNLRLARDDFTVYLSLAQACDPANTELFRRLESESVSVHIVSSGGGGGGASRTRRTSRKKKEKTTTAAAAAAEEAENEEVVEEQDAACVDAVLLSTSDYLLETHLSRARGITPFHSPWRISLRHGHAQPSRAAEESHAYFRGRLQARMGGHTARSCSYPHPKSDAWRRDHACPSCGKRCKRSKGCRTTGEWWVEGMSEEERRWGGGVDTSAPRPPEFEKDWRSLSVEDVVARYSKGWGSRVGWRWQSVDTFSGE, from the coding sequence atggccgccgccaccactcCCACACGCCGCACAGCCTACATCCGCACCATCATCGACCACCCTGTCCCATACAACGACACCGACTGGTGCAACCTGCGCACCTGGTTGCGCTTCTGGGTCGGCCAGGACGCGGGGGCCATCTTCGGCACActgccgaagacgacgacgacgacatccggCCTGCGAACTGCTACCACCGTCGTGGATATTCGGCACCATTACGTCTTGGCATATCGCATCGCCTCAGACgccttcgtcctcgactGGCTCATCGCCTGCTCCGTGAAGGGCAacctccgcctcgcgcggGACGACTTCACCGTCTACCTCTCGCTGGCGCAGGCGTGCGACCCCGCGAATACGGAGCTCTTCCGACGGCTGGAGAGCGAGTCTGTGTCTGTGCACATCGTCTCGtcaggaggcggcggcggcggcgcctcacgaacgaggaggacgagcaggaagaagaaagagaagacgacgacagcagcagcagcagcagcagaggagGCCGAAAATGAAGAGGTCGTCGAAGAACAAGACGCAGCATGCGTAGACGCGGTCCTCCTCTCCACAAGCGACTACCTCCTCGAAACGCACCTctcccgcgcccgcggcatCACCCCCTTCCACAGCCCGTGGCGCATCTCcctccgccacggccacgcaCAGCCATCCCGCGCAGCCGAGGAGAGCCACGCGTACTTTCGAGGCCGACTGCAGGCGCGTATGGGTGGCCACACAGCGCGCTCATGCTCGTACCCGCACCCCAAAAGTGACGCCTGGCGGCGCGACCACGCGTGCCCCTCGTGCGGGAAGCGGTGCAAGCGGAGTAAAGGGTGTCGGACCACGGGCGAGTGGTGGGTAGAAGGGAtgtcggaggaggagcggcgatggggcgggggcgtggatacgtcggcgccgcggccgcccgagTTTGAGAAGGACTGGAGGAGCTTAAGCGTTGAAGATGTCGTGGCGCGCTATAGCAAGGGGTGGGGGTCGCGCGTCGGCTGGAGGTGGCAGTCGGTTGATACGTTCTCAGGGGAGTGA
- a CDS encoding uncharacterized protein (COG:U~EggNog:ENOG503NUAW) gives MDPSKRKGLTEAELARHSVHLPKDSLLTSIAMSSRYFLDDRDTHYMAHSIKHWLSDDEWQAPTTTAMPSTIASLKFPERAAARSSARDSERNRQIRTSMMLGIIPYGAVRPGEPPSAKTRSLDDVARSGMISSGDVMRHRLV, from the coding sequence ATGGACCCCTCCAAGAGAAAAGGCCTGACCGAGGCAGAGCTGGCCCGCCACAGCGTACACCTGCCCAAAGACTCGCTCTTGACTTCCATAGCCATGTCGTCACGCTACTTTCTGGACGACCGCGATACGCACTACATGGCCCATAGCATCAAGCACTGgctgtccgacgacgagtggcAGGCGCCAACCACAACAGCCATGCCCAGCACCATTGCGAGCCTCAAGTTCCCTGagcgcgctgccgccagaTCCAGCGCGCGAGACAGCGAGAGAAACCGCCAGATTCGCACCAGCATGATGCTGGGCATTATACCATACGGTGCAGTCCGTCCCGGCGAGCCGCCCTCCGCGAAAACCCGGAGCCTAGATGATGTCGCGAGGTCGGGTATGATATCTAGTGGGGACGTAATGAGGCACAGATTAGTGTAG